In Roseimicrobium gellanilyticum, one genomic interval encodes:
- the pyk gene encoding pyruvate kinase, which translates to MRKTKILVTLGPATESASVIESLIRRGANIFRLNMSHASHEWTRTVYQRIREAATALDTDVAVLMDLTGPSIRTGDLAAPWQLKTGDVVELRTDATLPATTELSTTVNYPGITKDLKPGDPIAIDGGMILLRTTSTNTHRVQTEVVTGGEMKSRRHINLPGVDVNLPPLTRKDYADLDLGVEMGVDYFALSFAREPAHIQHLELLLEQKNSQARVIAKIENQQALKNLDAIVQASKGIMVARGDLGSECPLEDLPIIQRDIIERCSYHGRKVIVATQMLESMIENPVPTRAEVTDIFNAVTEQVDCVMLSGETSVGKYPVSCVDVLDRVISKTEKRYPSGRFASDAPLKTNKHKAVKAAVQLANSIPGSRLLVFTKGGVTAHLLAHQRPEAAPIYAFTENLAVSRACMTARGLFPFVIEFCAKPAETIERAITLLRNRKALVKGDPIVILSDVLHDELVVDSILLREA; encoded by the coding sequence ATGCGAAAGACCAAGATCCTCGTCACCCTCGGCCCGGCCACGGAGTCCGCATCCGTCATTGAATCCCTCATCCGGCGCGGCGCGAACATCTTCCGGCTCAACATGAGCCACGCCTCGCACGAATGGACGCGCACCGTGTACCAGCGCATTCGCGAAGCAGCCACAGCCCTGGATACCGACGTGGCCGTGCTCATGGACCTCACCGGTCCCTCCATCCGCACTGGTGACCTCGCCGCTCCCTGGCAGCTCAAGACGGGTGATGTGGTGGAACTCCGCACGGATGCCACGCTGCCCGCCACCACGGAACTCTCCACCACGGTGAACTATCCCGGCATCACCAAGGATCTGAAACCGGGAGATCCTATCGCTATCGATGGCGGCATGATCCTGCTGCGCACCACCTCGACCAACACCCACCGCGTGCAGACTGAAGTGGTCACAGGCGGCGAAATGAAATCACGCCGTCATATCAATCTCCCCGGCGTCGATGTGAATCTGCCGCCTCTCACCCGCAAGGACTACGCGGACCTGGACCTCGGCGTGGAAATGGGCGTGGACTACTTTGCCCTGAGCTTCGCGCGTGAGCCGGCGCACATCCAGCACCTGGAACTGCTGCTGGAACAAAAGAACTCCCAAGCACGCGTCATTGCCAAAATAGAAAACCAGCAGGCGCTCAAGAACCTCGACGCGATCGTGCAGGCGTCCAAGGGCATCATGGTGGCGCGTGGGGACCTTGGCAGTGAATGCCCCCTGGAAGACCTGCCCATCATCCAGCGAGACATCATCGAGCGCTGCTCCTACCACGGACGCAAGGTCATCGTGGCGACACAGATGCTGGAGAGCATGATCGAGAACCCTGTGCCGACGCGCGCGGAAGTTACGGACATTTTCAACGCAGTCACGGAGCAGGTGGACTGTGTGATGCTCAGCGGCGAGACGAGTGTAGGCAAGTACCCGGTGAGCTGCGTGGATGTGCTGGATCGCGTCATTTCGAAAACAGAAAAGCGCTATCCCAGTGGCCGCTTCGCCAGTGACGCTCCCCTGAAAACGAACAAGCACAAAGCCGTGAAAGCCGCCGTGCAACTCGCGAACAGCATTCCTGGATCACGCCTGCTCGTGTTCACCAAGGGCGGCGTGACGGCGCACCTTCTCGCACACCAGCGGCCGGAAGCAGCGCCCATCTATGCGTTCACCGAGAATCTCGCGGTAAGTCGCGCGTGCATGACTGCCCGCGGTTTGTTCCCCTTCGTGATCGAGTTCTGCGCAAAACCTGCGGAGACCATCGAGCGCGCCATCACCTTGCTGCGCAATCGCAAAGCCCTGGTGAAAGGTGACCCCATCGTCATCCTCAGCGACGTGCTGCACGATGAACTCGTAGTGGATTCGATTTTGCTGAGAGAAGCGTAG
- a CDS encoding prepilin-type N-terminal cleavage/methylation domain-containing protein has translation MLYQLKSMKSEPALHGKCPRASAGFTLIEISLVISLLVSLLAVIFFGLDVFRQGSDQATCRMQLASVQKAVRSHANLNNMKFTDPLPEDSVVFGGGSPLLAVKPECPAGGLYTWLNAVPAIGVPYGDCTGTTPIHTLTGSVADW, from the coding sequence ATGCTCTACCAGCTCAAATCTATGAAATCCGAACCTGCTCTTCATGGGAAGTGCCCAAGGGCCAGCGCTGGTTTCACCCTCATCGAAATCAGCCTGGTCATCTCCCTGCTCGTCAGCCTCCTCGCCGTGATTTTTTTCGGTCTCGATGTTTTCCGACAAGGTTCCGATCAGGCGACGTGCCGAATGCAACTGGCTTCAGTGCAGAAGGCCGTTCGCTCGCACGCGAACCTGAACAACATGAAGTTTACGGATCCTCTCCCTGAGGACTCAGTGGTGTTCGGTGGTGGTTCGCCGCTGCTTGCCGTAAAGCCGGAGTGTCCCGCTGGCGGTCTTTATACCTGGCTGAATGCCGTCCCTGCAATTGGCGTTCCGTACGGTGACTGCACCGGCACGACCCCGATCCACACCCTGACTGGCAGCGTGGCTGACTGGTAA
- a CDS encoding serpin family protein, protein MDTAKSNNAFAFALLDKVEGGEENFACSPLSIWSALTMTSAGAEKETLAQMRKALHLPESPGVHEQVGAWSKALQASGKVEIRIANRLWGNKGLPFEEGFLKLTEKAYGAGLETVDFANQPDASRTRINSWVSQETGDRIKDLLKPDDIRPDTRLVLTNAVYFKAKWLRPFDGNSTAPRAFTLATGKTLEAKSMRKSMPLAYMENAELQAVRLPYQGGAASMIIVLPRKADSLLKSGYLGGDKFNAILAGLKNEPEVVVQLPRFEVSARLGLEDALAAMGMARAFSDDAEFGAMCKESLKIAKVIHKAWVKVAEEGTEAAAATAVTMMPTGARLPVAEPKLFLAERPFLFFIMDDKTNGVLFAGKVMQPEETK, encoded by the coding sequence ATGGATACTGCAAAATCCAACAATGCTTTTGCTTTCGCCTTGCTGGATAAGGTGGAGGGTGGTGAGGAGAATTTTGCCTGCTCGCCGCTGAGCATCTGGTCCGCGCTGACCATGACCTCGGCAGGCGCGGAGAAGGAAACCCTCGCACAAATGCGGAAGGCGCTGCATCTGCCGGAGAGCCCCGGCGTGCACGAGCAGGTCGGCGCGTGGAGCAAGGCGCTGCAAGCTTCCGGGAAAGTGGAGATTCGCATTGCGAACCGGCTGTGGGGAAACAAGGGGCTACCCTTTGAAGAGGGCTTCCTGAAGCTCACTGAGAAGGCCTATGGCGCTGGCTTGGAGACTGTGGATTTTGCCAATCAGCCGGACGCTTCGCGGACTCGAATCAACTCCTGGGTTTCGCAGGAGACGGGGGACCGCATCAAGGACCTGCTCAAACCGGATGACATCCGCCCGGATACCCGGCTGGTCCTGACCAATGCCGTGTACTTCAAGGCGAAATGGCTGCGTCCCTTCGATGGCAACAGCACCGCGCCCCGCGCCTTCACTCTTGCCACGGGAAAGACGCTTGAGGCCAAATCCATGCGGAAGAGCATGCCGCTTGCCTACATGGAGAATGCCGAACTGCAGGCAGTGCGTTTGCCGTATCAAGGTGGTGCCGCCTCAATGATCATCGTGCTCCCACGCAAGGCAGATTCCCTGCTCAAATCAGGATACCTTGGAGGAGACAAGTTCAATGCCATCCTGGCCGGGTTGAAGAACGAGCCCGAGGTCGTAGTTCAGCTCCCGCGATTTGAAGTAAGTGCAAGACTCGGGCTGGAGGATGCCCTGGCTGCCATGGGCATGGCGCGCGCTTTCAGCGATGACGCGGAGTTCGGTGCCATGTGCAAGGAGTCCCTGAAGATCGCAAAGGTGATTCACAAGGCTTGGGTGAAGGTCGCGGAGGAGGGAACGGAAGCAGCCGCAGCGACAGCAGTCACCATGATGCCAACGGGTGCGCGGCTGCCGGTGGCCGAGCCAAAGCTCTTCCTCGCGGAGCGCCCCTTCCTGTTCTTCATCATGGATGACAAAACCAATGGCGTGCTCTTCGCCGGAAAGGTGATGCAACCTGAAGAAACAAAGTGA
- a CDS encoding ArsR/SmtB family transcription factor: MSSILKSFALLSDATRVRLLALLRQEELSVAELQEILALGQSNISAQLARLKEAGLVNDRRSGKNRLYKLESPRPKEMENHAHLLALLDAAAQELREAKRDQTALKLVRRKRQDTAKTYFDALAGKFGRQYVPGRSWKGLGEMLMHLVPQVVIADLGAGEGTLSQMLAPHAKQVIAVDNSEQMVAYGSKLAKEHGYTNLDYRLGDIESPPIKESTVDIAIFSQALHHAQKPENALAAAHRMLKSGGRIVILDLLKHSFEKARVLYADVWLGFSEVEMHEMLEHAGFKQIEVRIVDREAKSPNFQTVLAVAVK; encoded by the coding sequence GTGTCGTCAATCCTCAAATCCTTTGCCCTGCTCAGCGATGCCACCCGTGTCCGCCTGCTCGCGCTATTGCGCCAGGAGGAGCTTTCCGTGGCGGAATTGCAGGAGATCCTCGCTCTGGGCCAGAGTAACATCAGCGCCCAGCTTGCACGGTTGAAGGAGGCTGGATTGGTAAACGACAGGCGCTCAGGCAAGAACCGGCTCTACAAGCTGGAGAGCCCCCGGCCGAAGGAAATGGAAAACCACGCCCACCTCCTGGCTCTGCTGGATGCCGCAGCGCAGGAGCTTCGTGAGGCCAAGCGGGACCAGACCGCGCTCAAGCTGGTGCGCCGCAAACGTCAGGATACCGCCAAAACCTATTTCGATGCGCTTGCCGGGAAGTTCGGCAGGCAGTACGTGCCGGGACGCTCCTGGAAAGGTCTTGGTGAAATGCTGATGCACCTCGTGCCCCAGGTGGTCATTGCCGATCTCGGTGCGGGTGAGGGCACCCTTTCCCAGATGCTGGCCCCTCACGCAAAGCAGGTCATCGCCGTGGACAACTCCGAGCAAATGGTGGCCTACGGTTCCAAGCTCGCGAAGGAGCATGGCTACACGAATCTGGACTACCGGCTCGGCGACATTGAGTCTCCACCCATCAAGGAGAGCACGGTGGACATCGCCATCTTCTCCCAGGCCCTGCATCATGCGCAGAAGCCAGAGAACGCTCTCGCCGCCGCTCATCGCATGCTGAAGAGCGGCGGTCGCATCGTGATCCTGGATCTGCTCAAGCACAGCTTCGAAAAGGCGCGTGTGCTCTACGCCGATGTCTGGCTGGGCTTCTCCGAAGTGGAGATGCACGAGATGCTGGAGCACGCTGGCTTCAAACAGATCGAAGTGCGCATTGTGGATCGCGAGGCGAAAAGCCCGAACTTCCAGACGGTGCTGGCGGTCGCGGTGAAGTAG
- the metK gene encoding methionine adenosyltransferase translates to MSRSFIFSSESVGEGHPDKVCDTISDAILDACLSVDSKARVACETFAKSNIVVVGGEITIPKLQDKKKGTTKPIDEVINVGKVIRDAVRGIGYTNDDDVFHADKIFINNYLTIQSPDIAQGVDAAGAEGKKHEEQGAGDQGIMFGYACDETPELMPAPIMYAHRLGRELTKIRKAGKAAKWLRPDAKSQVSVEYGPDGKPTRIVNVVISTQHAADATHAEIEKFCIEQVIKKVLPKGMLTKDTEYLINPTGKFVVGGPQGDSGLTGRKIIVDTYGGMGRHGGGAFSGKDPSKVDRSAAYMGRWVAKNVVAAGLASKCEVQFAYAIGHPLPVSVHVDTFGTGTKSDDAILDAILKVFSFKPADIVKQLNLLRPIYSKSTNYGHFGKDDADLTWETTSKAAALQKAAK, encoded by the coding sequence ATGTCACGCTCGTTTATCTTCTCCTCCGAGTCCGTCGGCGAAGGCCATCCCGACAAAGTTTGCGACACCATCTCTGATGCCATCCTCGATGCATGCTTGAGCGTCGACTCCAAGGCGCGCGTTGCCTGCGAAACCTTCGCCAAGAGCAACATCGTTGTTGTGGGCGGTGAAATCACCATCCCAAAGCTGCAGGACAAGAAGAAGGGCACCACGAAGCCGATCGATGAAGTGATCAACGTGGGCAAGGTGATCCGTGATGCCGTCCGCGGCATCGGCTACACGAACGACGACGACGTCTTCCACGCCGACAAGATTTTCATCAACAACTACCTCACCATCCAGAGCCCCGACATCGCGCAGGGCGTGGATGCCGCCGGTGCGGAAGGCAAGAAGCACGAAGAGCAGGGTGCAGGCGACCAGGGCATCATGTTTGGCTACGCTTGCGATGAGACCCCCGAGCTCATGCCGGCGCCCATCATGTACGCACACCGCCTCGGCCGCGAGCTGACGAAGATCCGCAAGGCTGGCAAGGCCGCCAAGTGGCTGCGCCCAGATGCGAAGAGCCAGGTCTCCGTGGAATACGGACCGGACGGCAAGCCCACCCGCATTGTGAATGTGGTCATCTCCACCCAGCATGCCGCCGACGCGACGCACGCTGAGATTGAGAAGTTCTGCATCGAGCAGGTCATCAAGAAGGTCCTCCCGAAGGGCATGCTGACCAAGGACACCGAGTACCTGATCAACCCGACCGGCAAGTTCGTGGTGGGTGGTCCTCAGGGTGACAGCGGCCTTACCGGTCGCAAGATCATCGTCGACACCTACGGCGGCATGGGCCGTCACGGTGGTGGCGCCTTCTCCGGCAAGGACCCCTCCAAAGTGGACCGCAGCGCCGCCTACATGGGCCGCTGGGTTGCCAAGAACGTGGTGGCTGCCGGTCTCGCCAGCAAGTGCGAGGTGCAGTTCGCCTACGCCATCGGTCACCCGCTCCCCGTGAGCGTGCATGTGGACACCTTCGGCACCGGCACCAAGTCGGATGACGCCATCCTCGACGCCATCCTCAAGGTGTTCTCCTTCAAGCCCGCGGACATCGTGAAGCAGCTCAACCTGCTCCGCCCGATCTACTCGAAGTCCACCAACTACGGCCACTTCGGCAAGGACGACGCAGACCTGACGTGGGAAACCACCAGCAAGGCCGCGGCGCTGCAGAAGGCAGCGAAGTAA
- a CDS encoding DUF1592 domain-containing protein: MPNFTLRSTILLLAAVSSAHAVTDWNAARQVLSESCYDCHNTKKTKGGVDLKRLDANPNLEKEYAMWEKVREVIDSGSMPPEDETQLTKEEKHDILEWMDKELEIVATRNAGDPGPVTLRRLTNAEYDYTIRDLTGVDFKFASEFLPDGGGGEGFSNIGDVLFTNPTQLEKYLTAARKIADHATILPGTGVEFQEQRVGMRGYDQVKGQAQQGLYVWYQKMSGPYLPKDGEDFREAEYMLACWKWKHKDLTGAQSLDQLAKDTNLSPAFLANWWRMLHNEKIKSRFLDLTRTAWHNLPGPDAAKPKEVPAAVLAGAKAIQVERRSWNNPLKAGSGVQRRQQDSDGLRSYPAKVAVDKGVREAHLVVGDLGDGAGGDLVQLSNLNVRRQGKTINYQRLLKVESEAGKKLLSEIEGGKPAPKGVTVEGLKKYLQSVDKTLALYGKDPLGKGDVAPEVLCVQAPAVISLPLPEGVNEVNVAGKLDMRSPEVDKATVQWTLVTGTPPNPSAIIPGVLTVWKRQTEAARSTMSDFGRMKTAFPDMFERRLEEVARNFYNNGTGPGVYYFTDEQLLALLPEVEKKRLKGMRTDWDYVWTDKLPKEKQAEYDKLLRQHLKTFASIAWRRPADDAEKQQIEALYNDGVTKGLDRESAAREVVARVLVSPHFLFKTELSPVAAPEPESPATDHPVSAWELASRMSYFLWSSKPDEQLRKVASDGSLLKPEVREAQVRRMLRSPKAQAMAKEFMGQWLEFSGFEKHSAVDGKKFPEFTPELREDLYEETLTFFAHLIREDRPVREIINADYTFLNERLAKFYGVPGVTGEQFKQVSVTAQNRGGLLGMGSVLIKTSRSHRTSPVLRGNWLLQSVLGTPVPPPPADVPELKEHGPTPATVREMLEQHRASKACSSCHDRIDPLGFALENFDALGRFRDKDEAGLPLDTSAQVKSTKFTGFAGLREYLASHESQFSSQFARKLLGYALGRSVQPSDKQLLKAITAKTMASDSHFSAAVLEIVNSRQFLNRRY; the protein is encoded by the coding sequence ATGCCCAACTTTACCCTCCGCTCCACCATCCTCCTTCTCGCCGCCGTGTCCTCCGCACACGCCGTAACCGACTGGAATGCCGCCAGGCAGGTCCTGAGCGAAAGCTGCTACGACTGCCACAACACCAAGAAGACGAAGGGCGGCGTGGACTTGAAGCGTCTGGATGCGAATCCGAACTTGGAAAAAGAATACGCGATGTGGGAGAAGGTGCGCGAGGTCATCGACTCCGGCTCCATGCCGCCGGAAGATGAAACGCAACTCACGAAGGAGGAGAAGCATGACATCCTCGAATGGATGGACAAGGAACTGGAAATCGTGGCTACGCGCAATGCGGGTGACCCCGGTCCAGTCACACTGCGCCGCCTCACGAATGCGGAGTATGATTACACCATCCGTGATTTGACCGGAGTCGACTTCAAATTCGCCAGTGAGTTCCTGCCGGACGGCGGTGGTGGCGAAGGCTTCTCGAACATCGGTGATGTGCTCTTCACGAATCCCACGCAGCTTGAGAAGTATCTCACAGCAGCGCGCAAGATTGCAGACCATGCGACCATTCTCCCCGGCACGGGAGTGGAATTCCAAGAGCAGCGCGTGGGCATGCGCGGATATGATCAGGTGAAAGGTCAGGCGCAGCAGGGGCTCTACGTCTGGTACCAGAAGATGTCCGGGCCTTACCTGCCGAAGGACGGCGAAGACTTCCGCGAAGCAGAGTACATGCTCGCGTGCTGGAAGTGGAAGCACAAGGACCTGACCGGAGCGCAGTCACTCGACCAGCTCGCCAAGGACACAAACCTCTCCCCCGCCTTCCTCGCCAACTGGTGGCGGATGCTGCACAACGAGAAGATCAAGTCGCGCTTCCTCGACCTGACCCGTACCGCATGGCACAACCTGCCGGGACCTGACGCAGCGAAACCCAAGGAAGTGCCCGCGGCGGTGCTCGCCGGTGCAAAAGCCATCCAGGTAGAACGCCGCTCCTGGAACAATCCGCTCAAGGCAGGCAGTGGCGTGCAGCGCCGCCAGCAGGACTCCGATGGGCTTCGTAGCTATCCTGCCAAGGTCGCCGTGGATAAGGGTGTACGCGAAGCTCACCTTGTGGTCGGAGACTTGGGCGATGGCGCAGGCGGAGACCTGGTACAGCTGAGCAATTTGAACGTACGCCGCCAGGGCAAGACCATCAACTATCAGCGGTTGCTGAAAGTGGAAAGTGAAGCAGGAAAGAAGCTTCTCAGTGAAATCGAGGGTGGCAAGCCCGCACCAAAGGGTGTGACGGTGGAAGGCCTGAAGAAGTACCTTCAGTCCGTGGACAAGACACTGGCACTCTATGGCAAGGATCCCCTCGGCAAAGGCGACGTCGCGCCGGAGGTCCTGTGCGTCCAGGCGCCAGCCGTGATTTCATTGCCTCTGCCTGAAGGCGTGAATGAAGTGAACGTGGCCGGCAAGCTCGACATGCGTTCGCCTGAAGTGGACAAGGCCACGGTGCAGTGGACTCTCGTCACCGGCACACCACCGAATCCTTCTGCCATCATCCCCGGTGTGCTCACGGTCTGGAAACGTCAGACCGAAGCTGCGAGAAGCACCATGTCGGACTTTGGCCGGATGAAGACGGCATTCCCCGACATGTTCGAACGCCGCCTGGAGGAAGTGGCGCGGAACTTCTACAACAACGGAACCGGGCCCGGCGTGTATTATTTCACCGATGAGCAGCTTCTCGCCCTGCTTCCGGAGGTGGAGAAGAAGCGCCTCAAGGGCATGCGCACCGACTGGGACTACGTCTGGACGGACAAACTGCCCAAAGAGAAACAGGCCGAGTACGACAAGCTCTTGCGCCAACACCTGAAGACCTTTGCCTCGATCGCCTGGCGCCGCCCTGCCGACGACGCGGAGAAACAACAGATCGAGGCCCTCTACAATGATGGCGTGACCAAAGGACTCGATCGCGAAAGCGCCGCGCGTGAAGTCGTGGCGCGTGTGCTGGTCTCACCGCATTTCCTTTTCAAGACAGAGCTCTCTCCAGTCGCGGCTCCCGAGCCCGAAAGCCCTGCGACAGACCATCCCGTCTCCGCTTGGGAACTGGCCTCGCGCATGAGCTACTTCCTCTGGTCTTCCAAGCCGGATGAGCAACTGCGCAAAGTGGCCTCTGATGGCTCGCTGCTGAAGCCGGAAGTGCGTGAAGCCCAGGTACGCCGCATGCTGCGCAGCCCGAAGGCACAGGCCATGGCGAAGGAATTCATGGGGCAATGGCTGGAGTTCAGCGGTTTTGAAAAGCATAGCGCGGTGGACGGGAAGAAGTTCCCCGAGTTTACGCCTGAGCTCCGTGAGGATTTGTATGAGGAGACACTGACCTTCTTTGCGCATCTCATTCGCGAAGACCGTCCCGTGCGTGAGATTATCAATGCAGACTACACCTTCCTGAATGAGCGCCTCGCAAAATTCTATGGCGTGCCCGGAGTGACGGGCGAGCAGTTCAAGCAAGTCAGTGTGACGGCACAGAACCGCGGCGGCCTGCTCGGCATGGGCAGTGTGCTCATCAAGACCTCGCGCTCACACCGCACCAGCCCAGTCCTGCGAGGCAACTGGCTCCTGCAGTCCGTGCTTGGCACACCGGTGCCACCGCCGCCTGCGGACGTGCCCGAACTGAAGGAACACGGCCCCACTCCCGCCACCGTGCGCGAGATGCTGGAGCAGCATCGTGCCAGCAAGGCCTGCTCCTCCTGCCACGACCGCATCGATCCGCTGGGCTTTGCCTTGGAAAATTTCGACGCGCTCGGCCGCTTCCGCGACAAGGATGAAGCCGGATTGCCTCTCGATACTTCTGCCCAGGTGAAAAGCACGAAGTTCACGGGCTTCGCAGGCCTGCGCGAGTATCTCGCTTCACACGAGTCGCAGTTCAGCAGCCAGTTCGCACGGAAGCTGCTCGGGTATGCCTTGGGTCGCTCCGTACAACCGAGCGACAAGCAACTGCTCAAAGCCATCACCGCGAAGACGATGGCCTCCGACAGTCATTTCTCCGCCGCCGTTCTCGAAATCGTGAACAGCCGCCAGTTCCTGAACCGTAGATATTAG
- a CDS encoding DUF1552 domain-containing protein, translating to MSNTLSRRRFLRGAGLALGLPWLESMPTFGATGVKNATAPRRMAMCFFGNGVNPHHWGAENTPGGLELKQTLKPLESLKDKLLVLKGLWNPTTVEGPGGHYPKMNILSGLKVKQTTTDVEVGVTMDQIIAAQVGRDTPVASLALGTEGPKYSTDSGYTSIYSAYLSWSSPTTPAPKEIYPQQAFDQLFDDGSKRKRDKSVLDLVLGDANALRTRLSRRDTQKLDEYLTSVRELEQRIERAEKFSKAETNGQGWQPSVKTPTMARPNPGIPARQEEHLRLMLDIMVLALQMDRTRVATMMMTNDLSQMNFDFLGVKGGQHELSHHANDENRLALYQKSNEYMVKAWAETLQKMQDTNEGERTLLENSMVMLTSSLWDGNAHDSTQLPLLVAGNGGGTIKGGRLLDFSKDPNRKLCRLHLAFMDRMGVKLDHFGDAEQAIAELG from the coding sequence ATGAGCAATACCCTTTCCCGTCGCCGCTTTCTACGAGGTGCAGGCCTGGCCCTTGGTCTGCCATGGCTTGAGTCCATGCCCACCTTCGGAGCGACTGGTGTAAAGAATGCCACGGCGCCACGACGCATGGCCATGTGCTTCTTTGGCAATGGAGTGAACCCACATCACTGGGGCGCGGAAAACACTCCAGGAGGCCTGGAACTCAAGCAGACACTCAAGCCGCTCGAATCGCTCAAGGACAAGCTTCTGGTGCTTAAGGGGCTTTGGAACCCCACCACTGTGGAGGGGCCTGGTGGCCACTACCCGAAGATGAACATCCTCTCGGGCCTGAAGGTGAAGCAGACCACCACGGATGTGGAAGTGGGCGTCACCATGGACCAGATCATCGCGGCGCAAGTAGGGCGTGATACACCCGTGGCCAGCCTCGCGCTCGGCACGGAAGGTCCGAAGTACAGCACCGACTCCGGCTATACGTCCATCTATTCCGCGTATCTTTCCTGGAGCAGCCCCACCACGCCGGCACCGAAGGAGATTTACCCGCAACAAGCCTTCGACCAGCTCTTTGACGACGGCAGCAAGCGCAAGCGCGACAAGAGCGTTCTCGACCTCGTGCTGGGCGATGCCAATGCTCTGCGCACACGCCTGAGCCGCCGCGATACGCAGAAGCTGGATGAGTACCTCACCTCCGTGCGTGAACTGGAACAGCGCATCGAACGCGCGGAGAAGTTCAGCAAGGCGGAGACGAATGGCCAGGGCTGGCAACCGAGTGTGAAGACGCCCACCATGGCGCGTCCGAACCCAGGCATTCCCGCCCGGCAGGAAGAACACCTGCGCCTCATGCTGGACATCATGGTGCTGGCCCTTCAGATGGATCGCACGCGTGTGGCGACCATGATGATGACGAACGACCTTTCGCAGATGAACTTCGACTTCCTGGGTGTGAAGGGGGGCCAGCACGAACTCTCCCACCACGCGAATGACGAGAACCGTCTCGCGCTCTACCAGAAGAGCAACGAGTACATGGTGAAGGCCTGGGCCGAGACACTGCAGAAGATGCAGGACACGAATGAAGGTGAGCGCACCCTCTTGGAGAACAGCATGGTGATGCTCACCTCCAGCCTGTGGGACGGCAATGCTCACGATTCCACACAACTTCCTCTGCTCGTGGCCGGCAATGGCGGTGGCACCATCAAGGGCGGTCGCCTGCTGGACTTCAGCAAGGACCCGAACCGCAAGCTCTGCCGTCTGCACCTTGCTTTCATGGACCGCATGGGTGTGAAGCTCGACCATTTCGGCGACGCGGAACAGGCGATTGCGGAGCTGGGCTGA